Proteins from a genomic interval of Lolium perenne isolate Kyuss_39 chromosome 1, Kyuss_2.0, whole genome shotgun sequence:
- the LOC127327874 gene encoding uncharacterized protein, whose amino-acid sequence MAVVLAWLNARVVDPVMQVIQRGAEPKQLAFSAALGLTIGIFPICGTTVIIGGVAVAALGARCNAVTLMVLNLAATPLELSLIIPFLRLGEALTGSDPFPLTSDAFKMVITGHASKDVLLSIVHAMLGWLVAAPVVLAVLYTIFVPCFKYLVGRFGGIPSSPRTPMKVVLLCPNESESENGLGPLLVHGD is encoded by the exons ATGGCGGTGGTTCTCGCGTGGCTGAACGCGAGGGTCGTCGACCCGGTGATGCAGGTGATCCAGAG GGGCGCGGAGCCGAAGCAGCTCGCCTTCTCCGCCGCGCTCGGCCTCACCATCGGGATCTTCCCCATCTGCG GGACCACTGTTATTATCGGTGGAGTCGCTGTAGCGGCGCTGGGGGCTCGCTGCAACGCTGTTACTCTTATGGTTCTGAATCTGGCTGCTACTCCTCTCGAGCTAAG CTTGATCATTCCTTTCTTACGTTTGGGAGAAGCACTCACGGGCAGTGACCCCTTCCCCTTGACATCTGATGCGTTCAAGATGGTCATCACTGGCCACGCCTCAAAAGATGTGCTACTTAGCATCGTTCATGCG ATGCTCGGTTGGCTGGTTGCTGCACCAGTTGTGCTGGCTGTGCTCTACACCATATTCGTGCCTTGTTTCAAGTACCTGGTCGGCAGGTTTGGTGGCATTCCTTCGAGCCCCAGGACGCCGATGAAAGTG GTTTTGCTTTGCCCGAATGAATCTGAATCCGAAAACGGACTTGGACCGTTACTCGTCCATGGCGACTGA